Proteins from a genomic interval of Methanococcoides sp. AM1:
- the ribB gene encoding 3,4-dihydroxy-2-butanone-4-phosphate synthase: MSSNENYTDNINKALKAAQNGEMFFIFDSDSREGETDFVIAAGAVTPDDVRWMRRDGGGLICVALDSDSSEKLGLPFISDILRDEIDNYPALGTTVERGGDLAYDSRSSFSIWVNHRKTRTGIPDNDRALTINELSNITEKVLDGENVDFGSEFRTPGHVALLRAADRLVHERRGQTELSIAIAKMADVTPAMVVCEMLDDASGKALSKEDAIKYAQLHGLVFLEGQEIVDAYEQWEKA; this comes from the coding sequence ATGAGTTCCAATGAAAATTACACTGATAACATCAACAAAGCATTGAAGGCCGCACAGAACGGTGAGATGTTCTTCATCTTCGATTCCGACAGTCGTGAAGGAGAGACCGATTTTGTGATCGCTGCAGGAGCCGTCACTCCTGATGATGTCCGCTGGATGCGCAGGGACGGCGGTGGATTGATCTGTGTAGCTCTGGATAGCGATTCTTCCGAAAAGCTTGGACTTCCATTTATTTCCGATATCCTGCGTGATGAAATTGACAACTACCCTGCCCTTGGCACTACCGTTGAAAGAGGTGGCGATCTTGCCTACGACAGCCGCTCTTCATTCTCCATCTGGGTGAACCACAGGAAAACACGCACAGGTATCCCTGATAATGACAGGGCACTGACCATAAACGAGCTCTCAAACATCACCGAAAAGGTACTTGATGGCGAGAATGTGGACTTTGGTTCCGAATTCCGCACACCCGGCCACGTTGCACTTCTGCGTGCAGCTGACAGGTTGGTCCATGAGCGCAGGGGACAGACCGAACTCTCCATTGCCATTGCAAAGATGGCTGATGTCACACCTGCAATGGTGGTCTGCGAAATGCTTGACGATGCCAGCGGCAAGGCCCTCTCTAAAGAAGATGCAATAAAATATGCCCAGCTTCATGGTCTTGTCTTCCTTGAAGGACAGGAGATCGTGGATGCATATGAGCAGTGGGAGAAAGCTTAA